In one Natronosalvus amylolyticus genomic region, the following are encoded:
- a CDS encoding ABC transporter substrate-binding protein, whose product MTSHHRREATSDSETEPSRRLFMKAAAAGVPIAFAGCLGGDDDDGNGTDNGNGVGDETEVDTDDSDATYGGEVLWGGSVPVQSLDPHFESAAASARVLENITQGLTRVNWEYELEGLLAESWETSEDNSELTFNIREGVQFHDGTELTAEDVYASFNRIEEQQGLAADYMALVDSMEAVDDHTFEMVLSEPFAPMLSRMATSHMHIIPAHQADENEVDEPIGTGPFEFESMELDSEFVMVGFDDYWDDDLPYLDKVTKSEISDDDNRLNTFNAGELDFINGVPPRHAEDLEDDPDIDFIRRFPQSLTYLGLNCNEEPFDDIDARLALDYAIDKQEVMEAALYGQGQVATSPAAPDSEWEHPDLEPRPQDYDLAQEHLEAAGYPDGFEVTFQIPEQYNDQVTAAQVIESQAAQVGIDLNIQLITWSNWLSDVYTDRDFEATTSSYLALWFPDAGFHRPFHSDGAFFFTGWEDEEYNDLVDEARQYYEMEDRAPLYHDAAEILQERRSGHILLYWMPTLMARTHEFQGEVMSPDGSTFRFENTWME is encoded by the coding sequence ATGACAAGCCATCACAGGAGAGAAGCGACTAGCGATTCCGAAACGGAGCCAAGTCGTCGGCTCTTCATGAAAGCGGCCGCAGCAGGTGTGCCAATCGCCTTTGCCGGGTGTCTCGGCGGCGACGATGATGACGGTAACGGGACGGACAACGGAAACGGCGTCGGGGACGAAACCGAAGTTGACACCGACGACAGCGACGCTACCTACGGCGGTGAGGTTCTCTGGGGAGGGAGCGTTCCGGTCCAGAGTCTCGACCCCCACTTCGAAAGTGCGGCTGCCAGTGCTCGAGTCCTCGAGAACATCACGCAGGGACTCACCAGAGTCAACTGGGAGTACGAACTCGAGGGACTGCTCGCCGAATCGTGGGAAACGTCCGAAGACAACAGCGAACTGACGTTCAACATCCGCGAGGGCGTTCAGTTCCACGACGGGACTGAACTGACGGCCGAAGACGTCTACGCTTCGTTCAACCGAATCGAGGAACAACAGGGCCTCGCGGCCGATTACATGGCATTGGTGGATTCGATGGAGGCCGTGGATGACCACACCTTCGAGATGGTGCTCTCCGAACCGTTCGCCCCGATGCTCTCTCGAATGGCGACGTCTCACATGCACATTATCCCGGCCCACCAGGCCGACGAGAACGAGGTCGACGAGCCGATCGGTACTGGGCCGTTCGAGTTCGAGAGTATGGAACTCGATTCCGAGTTCGTGATGGTCGGCTTCGACGACTACTGGGACGACGACTTGCCGTATCTCGACAAGGTCACCAAGAGCGAGATCTCGGACGATGACAACCGACTAAACACGTTCAATGCGGGCGAACTCGACTTCATCAACGGCGTGCCACCGCGTCATGCAGAGGACCTCGAAGACGACCCCGACATCGACTTCATCCGTCGGTTCCCACAGTCGCTCACGTACCTCGGATTGAACTGTAACGAGGAACCGTTCGACGATATCGACGCCCGACTGGCGCTCGACTACGCTATCGACAAACAGGAAGTCATGGAGGCTGCACTATACGGCCAGGGACAGGTCGCGACAAGCCCTGCAGCCCCCGATAGCGAGTGGGAACATCCGGACCTCGAACCCCGGCCGCAGGATTACGACCTCGCTCAGGAGCACCTCGAAGCGGCGGGCTATCCAGACGGGTTCGAAGTGACCTTCCAGATTCCAGAGCAGTACAACGATCAGGTGACGGCCGCACAGGTGATCGAATCACAGGCGGCACAGGTCGGTATCGACCTCAATATTCAGCTGATCACCTGGAGCAACTGGCTCAGCGACGTCTACACCGACCGTGACTTCGAGGCAACGACGAGTTCGTACCTCGCACTCTGGTTCCCAGACGCCGGTTTCCACCGCCCGTTCCACTCCGATGGCGCGTTCTTCTTTACGGGCTGGGAAGACGAGGAGTACAACGACCTCGTCGACGAGGCCCGTCAGTACTACGAGATGGAAGATCGTGCCCCGCTGTACCACGATGCGGCGGAAATCCTGCAGGAACGCCGTTCCGGCCACATCCTGCTCTACTGGATGCCCACGCTGATGGCACGAACGCACGAGTTCCAGGGTGAAGTCATGTCGCCGGACGGGTCGACGTTCCGGTTCGAAAATACGTGGATGGAGTGA
- a CDS encoding Zn-dependent hydrolase, with amino-acid sequence MQVSAKRLRADIEANAQFGIVPDVEGHGRTVLTGTDENKRARDRFVRRLEDAGLEVTVDAVGNIVGRWVPPGADPSLAPVAAGSHLDSVPQGGIFDGPLGTYAALEAVRAMQDASVSPGRPVHVVCFTEEEGQRFGNGLLGSSVATGRLSVEEALSLEDESGTTLADSLERIGYRGEGQIDAAEWDAWLELHIEQGTRLEEAGAAAGVVTSITGITHCYIDVRGEANHAGSTPMHDRTDALAAASALILDLESSAHRIVSSESPSAVATVGKATVSPNATNVIPGTVRLGVDIRDIEAASMEALVADLEASGERVESERDVEVSISRPYDIPPEPMANRCREALLEAGSSTGIETLRLHSGAAHDTMNVARVTDAGLVFAPSRDGISHNPQEWTDWEDCAGATTVLAAALGTLASE; translated from the coding sequence ATGCAGGTCTCTGCAAAGAGGCTTCGAGCCGATATCGAAGCGAACGCCCAGTTCGGCATCGTTCCCGACGTTGAGGGCCATGGACGGACGGTACTGACGGGAACAGACGAGAACAAACGAGCACGTGACCGATTCGTTCGCCGTCTCGAGGACGCGGGTCTCGAGGTAACGGTCGATGCCGTTGGAAACATCGTCGGTCGCTGGGTACCGCCGGGTGCAGACCCGTCGTTGGCACCGGTTGCAGCGGGCAGTCACCTCGATTCGGTCCCACAGGGCGGTATCTTCGACGGGCCGCTTGGCACGTATGCCGCACTCGAGGCCGTTCGAGCGATGCAAGATGCGTCAGTGTCACCTGGGCGACCGGTACACGTCGTCTGTTTTACCGAGGAGGAAGGCCAGCGATTTGGCAACGGGTTGCTCGGTTCGTCGGTTGCCACGGGGCGACTGTCCGTCGAGGAGGCGCTCTCGCTCGAGGACGAATCAGGGACGACGCTTGCCGACTCGCTCGAACGTATCGGCTACCGTGGCGAAGGGCAGATCGACGCTGCCGAGTGGGACGCCTGGCTGGAACTGCACATCGAACAGGGAACTCGCCTCGAGGAGGCCGGTGCGGCAGCCGGCGTCGTCACGTCCATCACCGGCATCACCCACTGCTATATCGACGTTCGAGGTGAAGCAAATCATGCCGGTTCGACGCCGATGCACGACCGAACCGACGCGCTGGCGGCGGCGAGCGCACTCATCCTCGACCTCGAGTCGTCGGCACACCGAATCGTTTCGAGTGAATCCCCTTCGGCCGTAGCCACGGTCGGCAAAGCGACGGTTTCGCCCAATGCAACCAACGTCATCCCCGGAACGGTCCGTCTGGGTGTCGATATACGCGACATCGAGGCCGCGTCGATGGAGGCGCTCGTCGCGGACCTCGAGGCCAGTGGGGAACGCGTCGAAAGCGAACGTGATGTGGAGGTGTCTATCTCGAGACCGTACGACATCCCGCCTGAGCCGATGGCCAACCGGTGCCGAGAGGCGTTGCTCGAGGCCGGATCGTCAACCGGTATCGAAACGTTGCGTCTGCACTCCGGGGCAGCCCACGACACGATGAACGTCGCTCGAGTAACCGATGCCGGCCTCGTCTTTGCGCCGTCTCGAGACGGAATCTCACACAACCCACAGGAGTGGACGGACTGGGAGGACTGTGCTGGCGCAACGACCGTTCTCGCGGCAGCGCTTGGTACGTTGGCCAGTGAGTGA
- a CDS encoding IclR family transcriptional regulator, with translation MARDKHRSARTLETVARACDVIDTLDALDGAGVTEVATELDIAKSSAHAYLNTLREKRFVIKEGDQYHLSLEFLYLGKSVRHRHVLFAHGKSVVDQLASETGEYVHLMAEQHGLERNVYKVAGENAVGDTYHTAKERKTDFLHFTSTGKAVLAYLPESRVREIIDTHGLLEKTENTITDLETLIEELETIRDRGYAINDEEEVKGIRAVGAPIRNANGTVLGAISVSGPTSRFTGEYLHEEMPHMVQEAANVTEASINMSNASQTL, from the coding sequence ATGGCCCGGGACAAGCACCGATCCGCTCGCACACTCGAAACCGTTGCTCGAGCCTGTGACGTAATCGACACCCTCGATGCACTCGACGGTGCCGGCGTGACCGAAGTGGCGACGGAACTGGATATCGCAAAGAGTTCCGCACATGCGTATCTCAATACCCTCCGAGAGAAACGATTCGTAATCAAAGAAGGCGACCAGTATCACCTCAGCCTGGAGTTTCTCTATCTCGGGAAATCGGTGAGACACCGGCACGTGCTCTTTGCGCACGGAAAATCGGTCGTCGACCAGCTCGCCAGCGAGACCGGCGAGTACGTCCACCTGATGGCCGAACAACACGGTCTCGAGCGAAACGTCTACAAAGTGGCTGGCGAGAACGCCGTCGGCGACACCTACCACACGGCCAAAGAGCGGAAAACCGACTTTCTCCACTTTACATCGACGGGAAAGGCGGTTCTCGCGTATCTTCCCGAATCCCGCGTCCGCGAGATTATCGACACGCACGGACTCCTCGAAAAAACCGAGAACACGATCACGGACCTCGAGACGCTGATCGAAGAACTCGAGACCATTCGCGACCGAGGGTACGCGATCAACGACGAGGAAGAAGTGAAGGGCATTCGCGCCGTCGGTGCCCCCATTCGAAATGCGAACGGAACCGTCCTCGGTGCTATCAGCGTCTCCGGTCCCACGAGCCGTTTTACTGGTGAGTACCTCCACGAGGAAATGCCACACATGGTTCAGGAAGCCGCGAACGTCACCGAAGCCAGTATCAACATGTCCAACGCGAGCCAGACGTTATGA
- a CDS encoding gamma carbonic anhydrase family protein, translating into MIRTFDGHAPTIADSAYVDETAVVIGEVTIGPNASVWPGAVLRGDHGEIVLEEGTNVQDNATIHEGARIGPRATVGHNAIVHNATVEERALVGMGAIVLDRSTIGERSIVGANSVVTEGTAVPESVLVLGAPARVKKELETDAWGAAADTYVELATRHAETGEVLERGTVGSPPDDAMGEEE; encoded by the coding sequence ATGATCAGAACGTTCGACGGGCACGCGCCGACTATCGCAGACTCCGCGTACGTCGACGAAACTGCCGTCGTCATCGGCGAGGTCACGATCGGCCCCAACGCCAGCGTCTGGCCAGGGGCCGTTCTCCGTGGCGACCACGGCGAAATCGTCCTCGAGGAAGGCACCAACGTACAGGACAATGCGACGATTCACGAGGGTGCACGGATCGGGCCGCGAGCGACCGTCGGACACAACGCCATCGTCCACAACGCGACCGTCGAAGAACGGGCGCTGGTTGGCATGGGCGCAATCGTCCTCGACCGGTCGACCATCGGCGAGCGTAGCATCGTTGGAGCCAACAGCGTCGTTACCGAAGGAACCGCCGTCCCGGAGTCGGTGCTCGTCCTGGGCGCTCCCGCGAGGGTGAAAAAGGAACTCGAAACCGACGCCTGGGGGGCCGCTGCTGACACGTACGTCGAACTCGCGACACGACACGCCGAAACCGGCGAGGTGCTCGAGCGCGGGACGGTCGGTTCCCCGCCCGACGACGCGATGGGCGAAGAGGAGTAA
- a CDS encoding isopentenyl phosphate kinase, which yields MTTVLKLGGSVITDKDREETLDGAALEAAATAVGSALDGSARSPGQSTPELVIVHGGGSFGHVNASEHGVSTTRGSHDIGAVHAIHGAMKTLNRFVLDRLLEQGVRAVPVHPFSLAARDGDGTLTLPSEPVETLLTEGFVPVLHGDVVAQRDAGVTIISGDELVTELTTRLDADHVGLCSTVPGVLDGDGAVVDRIDAYEDVAAVLGASESTDVTGGMAAKVQALLALEAEASIFGLEALPAFLEGESPGTTIARE from the coding sequence ATGACGACCGTCCTCAAACTCGGTGGGAGCGTCATTACGGACAAAGACCGTGAGGAAACGCTCGACGGAGCGGCACTGGAGGCGGCTGCGACGGCTGTCGGCTCCGCTCTCGACGGATCGGCCCGTTCGCCCGGTCAATCGACTCCAGAGCTGGTCATCGTCCACGGCGGCGGGAGTTTCGGGCACGTCAACGCGAGCGAACACGGAGTGAGTACGACGCGTGGCTCCCACGACATCGGTGCCGTCCACGCGATTCACGGCGCGATGAAGACGCTCAACCGATTCGTCCTCGACCGCTTGCTCGAGCAGGGGGTTCGAGCGGTGCCCGTCCACCCGTTTTCGCTGGCCGCTCGCGATGGCGATGGCACGCTCACACTGCCCAGTGAACCGGTCGAGACGCTCCTCACAGAGGGGTTCGTTCCGGTATTACACGGCGACGTAGTCGCCCAGCGCGATGCGGGCGTGACGATCATCAGTGGCGACGAACTCGTGACCGAACTGACGACGCGCCTGGATGCTGACCACGTCGGTCTGTGTTCGACTGTGCCGGGCGTGCTGGATGGCGACGGAGCGGTCGTCGACCGGATCGACGCTTACGAGGACGTCGCAGCCGTTCTGGGGGCCAGCGAGTCGACGGACGTAACCGGTGGGATGGCCGCGAAGGTGCAGGCACTTCTCGCGCTCGAGGCCGAAGCATCGATTTTCGGCCTCGAGGCGCTGCCGGCGTTTCTGGAGGGCGAATCGCCAGGGACGACGATTGCTCGAGAATAA
- the mvk gene encoding mevalonate kinase has product MAVSSAPGKVYLFGEHAVVYGEPAVPCAIERRATVTVERRDDDALRVQADDLSLDGFTVEYGGPRDGHPDIDVPQPLIRAAMGYVDGAIEQVRDVTGETDVGFDVTIESEIPLGAGLGSSAAVVVAAIDAATRELGLTLETDELADRAFQTEYAVQEGQASRADTFCSATGGAVRVEGEDCRSLEAPSLPFVIGFDGGAGETGELVAGVRSLREEYDFAAQTVETIGDLVREGEAALEAGDIEEIGRLMNFNHGLLSALGVSARTLETMVWAARDAGAVGAKLTGAGGGGCIVALDPTPETETALRFTPGCEDAFRAELAEEGVKRLE; this is encoded by the coding sequence ATGGCAGTTTCGAGCGCTCCCGGGAAGGTGTATCTCTTTGGGGAGCACGCAGTCGTCTACGGCGAGCCGGCGGTGCCCTGTGCCATCGAGCGACGGGCGACCGTGACGGTCGAGCGACGGGACGACGACGCACTTCGCGTACAGGCAGACGACCTCAGTTTGGATGGCTTTACCGTCGAGTACGGCGGTCCCCGTGACGGACATCCGGACATCGACGTCCCACAGCCGCTCATCAGGGCGGCGATGGGATACGTCGACGGAGCCATCGAACAGGTGCGCGACGTTACCGGCGAGACAGACGTCGGGTTCGACGTCACCATCGAGAGCGAGATTCCGCTGGGAGCCGGCCTCGGCTCCTCGGCTGCAGTCGTGGTCGCGGCTATCGACGCCGCGACGCGCGAGCTGGGTTTGACCCTCGAGACCGATGAACTGGCAGACAGGGCGTTTCAGACGGAGTACGCCGTCCAGGAGGGACAGGCATCACGCGCAGATACGTTCTGTTCGGCGACGGGCGGTGCGGTCCGCGTCGAGGGTGAGGACTGTCGCTCGCTCGAGGCCCCGTCGCTACCGTTCGTAATCGGGTTCGACGGTGGTGCTGGCGAGACGGGCGAACTCGTCGCAGGCGTGCGGTCGCTGCGCGAGGAGTACGACTTCGCAGCCCAGACGGTCGAGACGATCGGCGACCTCGTCCGAGAGGGTGAAGCGGCGCTCGAAGCGGGCGATATCGAGGAAATTGGCCGATTGATGAACTTCAACCACGGTCTCCTCTCGGCACTGGGCGTTTCGGCGCGCACGCTCGAGACGATGGTCTGGGCGGCCCGCGATGCAGGTGCGGTTGGGGCCAAGTTGACGGGTGCAGGTGGTGGTGGTTGTATCGTCGCGCTCGATCCGACGCCGGAAACTGAGACAGCGCTTCGGTTTACGCCTGGGTGTGAGGACGCGTTTCGGGCCGAACTCGCCGAAGAGGGGGTGAAACGGCTCGAATGA
- the rpsB gene encoding 30S ribosomal protein S2, which yields MTEENAQQDGLDAAEEAIDEEPAEGAGPAAEPAEDVEPVDEQPAAAEEAADEPAGPTLDDDVMSDEEADLLIPVEDYLGAGVHIGTQQKTKDMERFIHRVRTDGLYVLDVSKTDGRIRTAADFLANYAPEQILVTSSRQYGRFPAEKFAEAVGARARTGRFIPGTLTNPKYDGYIEPDVVVVTDPIGDAQAVKEAITVGIPVIAMCDSNNQTSNVDLVVPTNNKGRKALSVVYWLLANEVLDRRGAEPSYALDDFESLV from the coding sequence ATGACTGAGGAAAACGCACAACAGGACGGACTCGACGCCGCCGAAGAGGCGATCGACGAGGAGCCAGCCGAAGGGGCTGGACCCGCCGCCGAACCCGCCGAGGACGTCGAGCCAGTAGACGAACAGCCCGCCGCAGCCGAGGAGGCCGCGGACGAACCAGCCGGACCGACCCTCGACGACGACGTAATGTCCGACGAGGAAGCCGACTTGCTCATCCCCGTCGAAGACTACCTCGGCGCCGGTGTGCACATCGGAACCCAGCAAAAGACCAAGGACATGGAGCGGTTCATCCACCGCGTCCGAACCGATGGTCTGTACGTACTGGACGTTTCGAAGACCGACGGCCGTATCCGAACGGCTGCGGACTTCCTGGCGAACTACGCACCCGAACAGATTCTGGTCACCTCGAGTCGCCAGTACGGTCGCTTCCCAGCGGAGAAGTTCGCGGAAGCGGTCGGTGCGCGTGCCCGCACGGGTCGGTTCATCCCCGGTACGCTGACCAACCCAAAATACGACGGCTACATCGAACCCGACGTCGTCGTCGTCACGGACCCGATCGGTGACGCCCAGGCTGTCAAAGAGGCGATCACGGTCGGCATTCCGGTTATCGCGATGTGTGACTCGAACAACCAGACGAGCAACGTCGACCTCGTCGTCCCGACGAACAACAAAGGTCGAAAAGCGCTTTCTGTCGTCTACTGGTTGCTCGCAAACGAGGTTCTCGACCGCCGTGGCGCCGAGCCAAGCTACGCGCTCGACGACTTCGAGAGTCTGGTCTAA
- the eno gene encoding phosphopyruvate hydratase: MTLITDVRLREVLDSRGNPTVEADVLTESGGFGRAAAPSGASTGEYEAIEREPSAAIAAARKHAVPRLVGEAFAGNQREVDGILRAADGTQDFSEIGANSAVAISMAAAKAGADVLGAPLFQHLGGTFRGQNFPVPLGNVIGGGEHAADATDIQEFLSAPVGAPSVADAVFANAAVHATVSELLHERDVPAGKGDEGAWAPSIDDAEAFEIVEEAVSTVENEVGFEIRFGLDVAAAEMYDDESETYEYSDTSRDTDQQIAYIADLVEEYELVYVEDPLDENDYDAFATLTEEVGDQTLVCGDDLFVTNTERLADGIERGAANSILIKPNQIGTLTDAFDAIELARENGYESIVSHRSGETEDTTIAHLAVATDVPFIKTGAVGGERTAKLNELIRIADDAT; encoded by the coding sequence ATGACGCTGATAACCGACGTTCGGCTGCGCGAAGTCCTCGATTCCCGGGGTAACCCGACGGTCGAGGCCGACGTACTGACCGAAAGCGGCGGATTCGGTCGCGCCGCTGCCCCTTCGGGGGCGAGTACCGGTGAGTACGAGGCGATCGAACGTGAGCCGTCGGCAGCGATTGCCGCGGCTCGTAAACACGCGGTTCCTCGGCTTGTCGGTGAGGCCTTTGCGGGGAACCAGCGCGAAGTCGACGGAATCTTGCGGGCTGCAGATGGCACTCAGGACTTTTCGGAAATTGGGGCCAACAGCGCGGTCGCGATTTCCATGGCGGCGGCGAAAGCGGGGGCAGACGTCCTCGGTGCGCCGCTGTTTCAGCACCTCGGTGGGACGTTCCGCGGCCAGAACTTCCCGGTGCCGCTCGGAAACGTCATCGGCGGTGGCGAACACGCTGCCGACGCGACGGACATTCAGGAGTTCCTGTCCGCACCCGTCGGCGCGCCAAGCGTCGCCGACGCGGTGTTTGCCAACGCGGCGGTGCACGCAACGGTTTCCGAGTTGCTCCACGAGCGCGACGTCCCCGCGGGCAAGGGTGACGAGGGCGCGTGGGCCCCATCGATCGACGATGCGGAGGCCTTCGAAATCGTCGAAGAGGCCGTCTCGACCGTCGAAAACGAGGTCGGCTTCGAGATTCGATTCGGACTCGACGTTGCCGCTGCGGAGATGTACGACGACGAGTCGGAAACCTACGAGTACAGCGACACCAGTCGGGACACCGACCAGCAAATCGCCTACATCGCAGACCTCGTCGAGGAGTACGAACTCGTCTACGTCGAGGACCCACTCGACGAGAACGATTACGACGCCTTCGCGACGCTGACCGAGGAGGTCGGTGATCAGACGCTCGTCTGTGGCGACGACCTGTTCGTGACCAACACGGAGCGACTGGCCGACGGAATCGAACGAGGCGCGGCAAACAGCATCCTGATCAAGCCGAACCAGATCGGAACGCTTACCGATGCCTTCGACGCGATCGAACTCGCCCGCGAAAACGGCTACGAGTCGATCGTCTCTCATCGTTCGGGCGAGACCGAAGATACGACGATCGCACACCTCGCTGTGGCGACCGACGTGCCGTTCATCAAGACGGGCGCGGTCGGCGGCGAGCGAACCGCCAAGCTCAACGAGCTTATCCGAATTGCAGACGATGCGACATGA
- a CDS encoding DNA-directed RNA polymerase subunit K, with product MQEQRHNRYEKARILGARALQISYGAPVLTPTDQTEPILIAAEEYDAGVLPFTVYRGSK from the coding sequence ATGCAAGAACAACGCCACAATCGATACGAAAAAGCACGCATCCTCGGCGCTCGAGCGCTGCAAATCTCTTACGGTGCGCCGGTGTTGACGCCGACTGACCAGACGGAGCCGATCCTGATCGCCGCCGAGGAGTACGATGCAGGTGTGCTGCCGTTCACGGTGTATCGGGGGTCAAAATGA
- a CDS encoding DNA-directed RNA polymerase subunit N: MMVPVRCFTCGNVVGEHWEEFDERANQGEEDPQEVLDELGVDRFCCRRMLVSHTDLVDVVSPYQ, encoded by the coding sequence ATGATGGTACCGGTCCGGTGTTTCACGTGCGGTAACGTCGTCGGCGAACACTGGGAGGAGTTCGACGAACGAGCAAACCAGGGCGAGGAGGACCCACAGGAAGTCCTCGACGAGCTCGGTGTCGATCGGTTCTGCTGTCGACGAATGCTCGTCAGCCACACTGACCTCGTCGACGTCGTTTCACCCTACCAGTAA
- a CDS encoding 30S ribosomal protein S9: MVTNTSGKKKTAVARATVREGEGRVRINSQPVELVEPEMSRLKMLEPFRIAGDDLRDGIDVDVRVEGGGVSGQANAVRTAIARGIVQHTNDAELRDAYMEFDRSLLVNDVRQSEPKKWGGPGARARYQKSYR; encoded by the coding sequence ATGGTAACGAACACGAGTGGAAAGAAGAAGACGGCCGTCGCCCGTGCAACCGTTCGCGAGGGTGAAGGCCGAGTCCGAATCAACTCCCAACCGGTCGAACTGGTCGAACCCGAGATGTCGCGTCTGAAGATGCTCGAGCCGTTCCGCATCGCAGGCGACGACCTCCGAGACGGGATCGACGTCGACGTTCGCGTCGAGGGTGGCGGTGTCAGTGGGCAGGCAAACGCCGTCCGCACCGCCATCGCTCGCGGGATCGTCCAGCATACGAACGACGCCGAACTCCGCGATGCGTATATGGAGTTCGACCGTTCGCTGCTGGTCAACGACGTCCGCCAGTCCGAGCCCAAAAAGTGGGGCGGACCCGGTGCACGGGCCCGCTACCAGAAATCCTACCGTTGA
- a CDS encoding 50S ribosomal protein L13, translated as MSVAEYDADIVVDARDCILGRVASEVAQRALDGEAVAIVNAEGAVITGDKTDVFDTFRTRIQLGSDNGPYYPRRPDAILKRSVRGMLPYKKPRGREALENVRVYVGNPYEGDEDREAEVLEGTSLDRLSNIRFVHLHEVSEQLGANVTW; from the coding sequence ATGTCCGTCGCCGAATACGACGCCGACATCGTCGTCGACGCCCGTGACTGTATCCTTGGCCGCGTCGCTAGCGAGGTCGCTCAGCGCGCACTCGATGGCGAGGCTGTTGCCATCGTCAACGCCGAAGGTGCCGTCATCACCGGCGACAAAACCGACGTGTTCGACACCTTCCGAACGCGCATTCAGCTGGGTTCGGACAACGGTCCGTACTACCCACGGCGTCCGGACGCCATCCTGAAACGCTCCGTTCGTGGCATGTTGCCGTACAAAAAGCCACGCGGACGAGAAGCACTCGAGAACGTTCGCGTCTACGTCGGCAATCCGTACGAGGGCGACGAAGACCGTGAAGCCGAAGTTCTCGAGGGCACGTCACTGGACCGACTCTCGAACATCCGCTTCGTCCACCTGCACGAAGTTTCCGAACAGCTAGGTGCTAACGTCACATGGTAA
- a CDS encoding 50S ribosomal protein L18e, whose product MSTKTNPRLTDLIAELKSTSRERDAAVWRDIADRLEKPRRNHAEVNLGRIERYAREEETVVVPGKVLGSGALRKNVTVAAVDFSSSAETKIEQVGESVRLEQLLEENPDGSNVRVIA is encoded by the coding sequence ATGAGTACAAAGACCAATCCGAGACTTACCGATCTCATCGCCGAGTTGAAGTCTACGTCCCGCGAGCGGGACGCAGCCGTCTGGCGAGATATCGCAGACCGTCTCGAGAAACCCCGGCGTAACCACGCAGAGGTCAACCTGGGGCGTATCGAGCGCTATGCGAGAGAAGAAGAGACCGTCGTCGTCCCCGGCAAGGTGCTGGGGTCCGGCGCACTACGAAAGAACGTCACCGTCGCCGCCGTCGACTTTTCGTCCTCGGCGGAGACGAAAATCGAACAGGTCGGCGAATCCGTTCGACTCGAGCAGTTGCTCGAAGAGAACCCCGACGGTTCGAACGTCCGGGTGATCGCCTGA
- a CDS encoding DNA-directed RNA polymerase subunit D, whose product MTEAYDVEFVERGDRNIRFLVRGVTPAFANGIRRAMVADVPTMAIDEVRFIENSSVMFDEQLALRLGLVPLTTPPEGEFAEDDVVTLSIDVEGPGTAYSGDLVSSDDLVRPADENVPIIKLKDGQRLEAEADAVLDRGKDHAKHQGGVAVGYRHLQRVTVGEDISEFEEQETQIIRGVIEEGAAEAAETSSGDEPRDGDLVLTSEFDHDLSERYPGKEVHVEDVPNAFVFHVETDGSFDASDLVTRAVDTIDSRAADLEEAVQL is encoded by the coding sequence ATGACAGAAGCATACGACGTCGAGTTCGTCGAACGCGGGGACCGGAACATCCGGTTTCTCGTCCGTGGCGTCACGCCAGCGTTCGCCAACGGCATCCGGCGAGCGATGGTCGCTGACGTCCCCACGATGGCGATCGACGAAGTCCGCTTCATCGAGAACTCGTCGGTGATGTTCGACGAGCAACTCGCGCTCAGGCTCGGACTCGTCCCCCTGACGACCCCGCCGGAAGGCGAGTTCGCCGAGGACGACGTCGTGACGCTCTCGATCGACGTCGAAGGGCCGGGAACGGCCTACTCGGGCGACCTCGTCTCGAGTGACGATCTCGTCCGTCCGGCCGACGAGAACGTGCCGATCATCAAACTCAAAGACGGTCAGCGACTCGAGGCCGAAGCAGATGCCGTCCTCGACCGTGGAAAGGACCACGCCAAACACCAGGGCGGCGTGGCCGTCGGCTACCGACACCTCCAGCGTGTCACCGTCGGCGAGGACATCTCGGAGTTCGAAGAGCAGGAGACGCAGATCATTCGTGGCGTCATAGAAGAGGGTGCGGCGGAAGCCGCAGAAACGTCGAGCGGCGACGAGCCGCGAGACGGCGACCTCGTTCTCACGAGCGAGTTCGACCACGACCTCTCCGAGCGATATCCCGGCAAAGAAGTTCACGTCGAAGACGTGCCCAACGCCTTCGTGTTCCACGTCGAGACCGACGGCTCGTTCGACGCGAGCGACCTCGTGACGCGCGCGGTCGACACCATCGATTCACGAGCCGCCGACCTCGAGGAAGCCGTCCAGCTGTAA